The DNA region GGTAGTGCAGGGCGTGCGGGGGAGTCGGGGGCGCACTCTGCCGTGTCGCCAGATGACGCGGGTGGTCCTTCGGCGGCGTCGTGGTGGGCGAGCCAGGGCTCCGGATTGATGGTCGAACCGTTGGGGCCGCCGACCCGGATCTCGAAGTGGAGATGAGGGCCGGTGGCCTTGCCGTCTGCGCCGACGACGCCGATCCGTTGACCTGCGGTGATGGTCTGGCCTTTCCGTACGTCGATGCCGTCGGCGTACATGTGGGCGTAGCCAGAGACCAGCTGACGCCCGCCGATCCGGTGTTGGATCAGGATCAGGTGTGCGTAGCCGGAGGAGACGGCGCCGGCGAAGAGCACGGTGCCGTCGGCGATGGCGAGGATGGGTGTGCCGGCGGGCGCGGCGTAGTCGACGCCGGTGTGGACGGAGCGGTCGCCGGTGATCGGGTCGATCCGTGGGCCGTAGGTGGATGTCTTGTGCCAGGTGCCTTGGGGGAGTGGGAAGACGACGCGTGAGGTGGGCGGCAGGTTGGTGGCCCGTGGTGATGTGGATGTCAGCCGGTCGAGGATCGCGACGGCGAGGGGCATCGTGTTCGTGTAGCGGTCGGGGTACGCCGAGACCTCGACTGCCTGCGCTGCCGCGCCCTTGGACATTGCTCGCCATCCGGGGATATCGAGGAGGCCGCGCGGAGAGCCGTGGTTCGGGCCGTTGGCTCCGCCGTAGAAGGCGCGTGCCTGGTAGGTCGGGTCCATCAGTTCCGGAACGGTGCCCCATCCGGCAGTGGGGCGCATCTGGAAGATGCCGAGCGAGTCGCTGTCGGCGCCGCTGCCGTCGTTGGGATAGCGCGTGGACTCGGGGTACGCCGTGGGGTTGGCGAGCATCCTGAGCCAGGACTCGGTCAGCCCGGCCATCAGCGCGACGGTGATGCCGTCGGAACCGACGCCGGCAGTCTGGCTGCCGATAGCGATGATGATGGCCGCGTGCCGTAGCTGTTGGCGGCCGAGCGTGACGCGGGTGCCGTCGGCGAGGCGGCCGGTGAACTGGTTGGGTACCGGGCCGATCGAGACATTGCCGACCGGAGTGGGGCAGGTGGCCTGCGCAGCGGGGTTGAGGAGCACCCCGATCCCGATCAGGACTGCCGCCGGCCCCAACAGCAGCCCGGTCAGGCTGAGCCCGACCACGACCTTGATCACCGCTCACTCCAGCGGCTCGTCGAGTCGAGACAGCCGCAGCAGGTGACACTCGGGATAGCTGGGTCCGCAGACGACGAAGACGGTGAAGGCCACCGAATGCTCACTGCTCACTGCTGCGCCCTCCCAGACGCCGCTGCGGTGGCGGATGCCCTGGATCGTGTAGGCGACGGTGCCCGGTGCCAGCCCGCTCGGGCCGGCCTCCTCGAGCGCCTGCGCCCATAGCGAGGGGACCTCGGAGGAGGTGATCTCGAGCCATTGCCGCGTCGCGTAGGCGCGCAGCATCGCCCACGCCTCGTCGGTCGGCAAGTACGCCGCCACGTCGGCCACCAGACCGGGTGCAGACTCACCGGTGGGGTCGGCCACCCCAACCAGCCGCCCCGCGTACCTCGCCGGGGCACCTGCGAGGTGGTGTCCCACGAGAACAACGCTTCGGCCACGGAGCGCGCAAAGACTTCCGGGTCACTGGTCGAGTCCAACGGCGGAAGCTCATCAGCCGTCGCGTGCGGTGGCCCCTCCCCGTGGTTGTCGCCAACCTCCGGCGCGGACGCTGTCGGTTGACTGCCCACCTGGCCCGGCGGGTTCGACCCACCCCCGTGTGTGGGGGTGAGGAAGATCCACGCACCGATAGCCACCAGCAAGAGGAGTCCGCTGACCACGGCGATGACCAGGCGCCGGCGTACGAGCGACTCCGGGCGTTGCACGAGCATGACGATCTCTCAGCTCGCCGCGACGGTACTCGTCACCCGCGCCGACCGCGCGTCCGCGGCCGCACGGTGAAACGCAGCGGTCTCGTCGACAACGCGCTCGAACAGCGCCCACTGTTCGTCATCGAGCAGGACGCCGATCTCCTCGGCGTCGTACCTGGCAGACCATCCGTTCATGTCGGTCCAGGTGTGAACGAAACCCCGGACCGATCGCTTGCGCTGGGCCACCTCCTTGGAGACCTTGCGACGAGACCGCGGCTGTTTGACCCGTTCGAGCGCCTCCCGCGCGAGCCGGTCGAGCTCGGCCTCGTCCTCCTCCCGCTTCAACGCCATGACGTGTTCGTAGATCGGGGCGACGGGCTTGCCGGCATCGATCTCGTCCAGCCCGGCCTGGGCCACCTCTCGGATCTTGAGCGCCACGGCGGTGTCGCTGGCGAGGTCGGCGAGGTCGTTGATGCGCTCCAGCCGCTGATGGGAATCCACTCCGGTGACCGCCCGAGCCGCCTGGGAGCGTGTCTTCCCGGCCAGCGACGACGGTGGTGTTGACTCAACACCACCGTCACCTCTGCCGCTTTCAGTTTCACCTTCGGAGGTCGCATCGGTCCGGTCTTCGGTGTCCATGGAGCCTTTGAACTGGGTGGCTTCCTGGCGGCGCTGGCTGTCCTCCTTCATGGCCGCGTTGAGCTCTCGGAAGAGTCGAGCTGCTTCGAGCTCGGTCAGCGGCTTGTGCAGGGTGTTCTCGTCCTGCCACGCCAGCAGGCTGTGCAGCCGGTCGGAGAGCCCGGTGCGCACCCAGACCTTCACCGTCGTCCATCCGAGTTCGCGGATGGCTTCGAGGCGTCGTCGACCGCAGATGAGCGTGCCGTCGGGCGCGATGGTGATGGGCTGGAGGAGGCCCAGTCGCTCGATCGACGCCTTCAGCGGCTCGAGGTCTCCGATGTCGGTGCGGTGCACGACCCCGACAACGATCGAGGCCACCGCGCGTTGAAGCTCGATGTGACCCTTGTCAGGCATGGGAGCTCCGGGCCCGACCGGGGATGGCTCTGATGATCGCGAGCACGAGGTCGTCATCGCGCAGGAGCTCTGCCTGCCGCTCGTCGCACAGGATTCGCTGCAGTACGCCGTGCCCGACGCGGGTGTGAGCGAGGTGGGGCTCGGGGCTGCCGAGGACCACCCGCAGGAGCGCGGCCCATCCGCGGCGGTCGAGGTCGAGCTGTGCCAGCGCGTGGTAGTCGCGGCGGAGGTACTCGTGCGCAGTGGAGCGGCTGCCCGCCAGCACCAGGCGGGTGCAGATGTACTCCAGCGCGAAGCGAGCGGTCTGCGGGGGCCACCCGAGACGGACGAACAGAGCGACTGCGATGTCGATCGCCTGGAAGGCGTTGGTCGGCTCGTCTGCCGTGCTTGCAGGTGTGTCGTCGGGGTCGAGTTCGGCCTCGTCTTCGGCGGCAGGCAGCTGGAAGACGGGGTGGTAGTTGCACAGCAGGTCGTCGCGGTCGAAGATCCGTCGGGCGTCGTGGCAGTCGTGATGGACCAGGTGGCGCGCGGCCGCGGTGGAGCACACCAGTCCAGCGGCGCGTTCGTCCGCGATCAGCGTCACCTGCACCGCACGGGTGACCACGGCCCACGGGTCCTCGGCCCGTCGGACGGCCGGAGTGCGCAATACCTCGAACGCTGCATAGGCGGCGTCCTCGGCCTCCATGCCGTGGCGGTGCGCCAGGGCGCCGTACTTCTCCATTGCGAAGCACATCAGGTCGCGTGCCTCCCGGTCGTCGCGCCACGCGTCCGCGCCGTCGGCGTCGAGGCGCATTAGCAGCGCTCGGAGGCCTTCAGAGGTTCGGTAGTCGGT from Nocardioides sambongensis includes:
- a CDS encoding M23 family metallopeptidase: MIKVVVGLSLTGLLLGPAAVLIGIGVLLNPAAQATCPTPVGNVSIGPVPNQFTGRLADGTRVTLGRQQLRHAAIIIAIGSQTAGVGSDGITVALMAGLTESWLRMLANPTAYPESTRYPNDGSGADSDSLGIFQMRPTAGWGTVPELMDPTYQARAFYGGANGPNHGSPRGLLDIPGWRAMSKGAAAQAVEVSAYPDRYTNTMPLAVAILDRLTSTSPRATNLPPTSRVVFPLPQGTWHKTSTYGPRIDPITGDRSVHTGVDYAAPAGTPILAIADGTVLFAGAVSSGYAHLILIQHRIGGRQLVSGYAHMYADGIDVRKGQTITAGQRIGVVGADGKATGPHLHFEIRVGGPNGSTINPEPWLAHHDAAEGPPASSGDTAECAPDSPARPALPFPGGNPNRLVDDPTTGGRITARMAYVLGQARRQFPTSQWSCWRSDNPVSDHPHGRACDGTFGNPIGTRATGPALDLGWRVTNWLQTNARTLGVAYLIWQGKIWSVARADEGWRPYDGGGRYNPADVIGGHWDHLHVSV
- a CDS encoding ParB N-terminal domain-containing protein, with product MPDKGHIELQRAVASIVVGVVHRTDIGDLEPLKASIERLGLLQPITIAPDGTLICGRRRLEAIRELGWTTVKVWVRTGLSDRLHSLLAWQDENTLHKPLTELEAARLFRELNAAMKEDSQRRQEATQFKGSMDTEDRTDATSEGETESGRGDGGVESTPPSSLAGKTRSQAARAVTGVDSHQRLERINDLADLASDTAVALKIREVAQAGLDEIDAGKPVAPIYEHVMALKREEDEAELDRLAREALERVKQPRSRRKVSKEVAQRKRSVRGFVHTWTDMNGWSARYDAEEIGVLLDDEQWALFERVVDETAAFHRAAADARSARVTSTVAAS
- a CDS encoding serine/arginine repetitive matrix protein 2, translated to MSTDYRTSEGLRALLMRLDADGADAWRDDREARDLMCFAMEKYGALAHRHGMEAEDAAYAAFEVLRTPAVRRAEDPWAVVTRAVQVTLIADERAAGLVCSTAAARHLVHHDCHDARRIFDRDDLLCNYHPVFQLPAAEDEAELDPDDTPASTADEPTNAFQAIDIAVALFVRLGWPPQTARFALEYICTRLVLAGSRSTAHEYLRRDYHALAQLDLDRRGWAALLRVVLGSPEPHLAHTRVGHGVLQRILCDERQAELLRDDDLVLAIIRAIPGRARSSHA